One region of Rhodospirillaceae bacterium genomic DNA includes:
- a CDS encoding DeoR/GlpR transcriptional regulator has translation MGRSAAKKHQRQERIVEALRSNTALRIGELAEALGVSGETIRRDLAELDQSGSVSRTYGGAVARTITSEPVWSVRHTEYRSERTQIAKGAFSLVTPGDIIFLETGSTMMHFAELLAAEAERLTVITSGLAVALAVAQNPKITVHVCPGLLDLHEASVTGAETEHFLQRYNANLAFVGSTGITGEGLYESHPGIGAIKRTMLSRAKRRVALLDHSKFGQASLMVACPLNEVDVLVSDRRPDGELAQALERAGVEILV, from the coding sequence ATGGGCCGCAGCGCTGCCAAGAAACATCAACGCCAGGAACGCATCGTCGAGGCTTTGCGGTCGAACACCGCCTTGCGGATTGGCGAACTGGCCGAGGCGCTGGGTGTCTCCGGCGAAACCATCCGGCGGGACCTGGCCGAGCTCGATCAAAGCGGATCGGTCAGCCGCACCTATGGCGGTGCCGTCGCCCGCACGATCACTTCCGAGCCGGTCTGGAGCGTGCGCCATACCGAGTATCGCAGCGAACGGACACAGATCGCGAAAGGGGCCTTCAGCCTGGTAACCCCCGGCGACATCATCTTCCTGGAGACCGGGTCGACCATGATGCATTTCGCCGAGCTGCTGGCGGCCGAAGCCGAGCGGCTGACGGTGATCACCAGCGGCCTCGCCGTGGCGCTGGCTGTCGCGCAGAATCCCAAGATCACTGTGCATGTCTGTCCGGGCCTGCTGGATCTCCATGAAGCAAGCGTCACGGGCGCCGAAACGGAACACTTCCTGCAGCGCTACAATGCCAACCTCGCTTTTGTCGGCTCCACCGGCATCACCGGCGAGGGTCTCTATGAAAGTCACCCCGGTATCGGCGCCATCAAGCGCACCATGCTGTCACGGGCCAAGCGCCGCGTGGCGCTGCTCGATCACAGTAAATTCGGCCAGGCCAGCCTGATGGTGGCGTGTCCCTTGAACGAGGTGGATGTGCTGGTCAGCGACCGACGGCCCGACGGCGAGTTAGCCCAGGCGTTGGAGCGCGCTGGCGTCGAGATCCTCGTCTGA
- a CDS encoding glycosyltransferase family 4 protein yields MTDPIPAANAAIFYQPEGYDTGRQKLMGRHAAGEGFLKGFLRHSGVDTLYCYAATKEFAGHFQRLVAGFGNKRPVRWLDESDAASPRGPGTLYLPDPSLAAAAWRRRAVGQKLYSIAGITHTTASAGAMDWISGLLTAPVQAWDALICTSSVVRETIELVLDQQQEYLVARMGAGHFTRPQLPIIPLGVDTDAFAPDANKRAAARAALGIGPDDAVVLFVGRLSFHAKAHPLPMYLGLERAAQALAKGSGRKVHLIQAGWFANEFIENAFRNGAAQFCPSVNAIFLDGRKPDLRAQAWNAADLFTSLSDNFQETFGLTPIEAMAAGLPGVVSDWNGYRDTVRDGIDGLRVATLMPRAGLGIDLADRHAAGIDTYDLYCGYSSQFVAIDPNAAARAYLKLIDDVALRQRMGAAARQRAIDNFDWAVVVKRYQALWQELAEHRKAGAENAARDTGQPANPARLDPFLSFAGYPSEILGDAHVVAVAQGADGARLQVLLQSPLISFVKPMAPDPDDCARILADLQRRGPLTVADILADAPEARRDRIERGLVWLAKLGLLTVKAPAKG; encoded by the coding sequence ATGACCGACCCGATTCCCGCGGCCAATGCCGCCATTTTCTATCAGCCCGAGGGCTACGATACAGGCCGCCAGAAGCTGATGGGCCGCCACGCCGCCGGCGAAGGTTTCCTCAAGGGGTTCCTGCGTCACAGCGGCGTCGACACGCTCTATTGTTACGCAGCGACCAAGGAGTTCGCCGGACATTTCCAGCGGCTGGTGGCCGGCTTCGGCAACAAGCGACCGGTCCGCTGGCTGGATGAGAGCGATGCCGCCAGCCCGCGCGGTCCCGGCACACTCTATCTGCCGGATCCGAGTCTCGCCGCCGCGGCCTGGCGCCGGCGCGCCGTTGGGCAAAAGCTCTATTCCATCGCCGGCATCACCCACACGACGGCATCCGCCGGCGCCATGGATTGGATATCGGGCCTGCTCACCGCACCGGTCCAGGCGTGGGATGCGCTCATCTGCACCTCAAGCGTGGTGCGCGAGACGATCGAATTGGTCCTCGACCAGCAGCAGGAATACCTGGTTGCCCGCATGGGTGCCGGCCATTTCACGCGACCGCAACTGCCGATCATTCCACTCGGTGTCGACACCGACGCATTTGCTCCGGACGCCAACAAGCGCGCGGCGGCACGGGCAGCGTTGGGAATTGGACCGGACGATGCCGTGGTTCTTTTTGTCGGTCGGCTGTCATTTCACGCCAAGGCCCATCCCTTGCCAATGTATCTGGGCCTGGAACGCGCGGCGCAGGCCCTGGCCAAGGGCAGCGGCCGCAAGGTCCATCTCATCCAGGCCGGCTGGTTCGCCAATGAGTTCATCGAAAATGCTTTCAGGAATGGCGCGGCGCAATTCTGCCCCAGCGTGAACGCGATCTTCCTCGACGGCCGCAAGCCGGACCTGCGCGCCCAGGCCTGGAACGCCGCCGACCTCTTCACCTCGCTCTCGGACAATTTCCAGGAGACGTTCGGCCTGACGCCGATCGAGGCGATGGCAGCGGGGCTTCCTGGCGTCGTCAGTGACTGGAACGGCTACCGGGACACGGTGCGCGATGGCATCGACGGGCTGCGGGTTGCCACCTTGATGCCACGTGCCGGCCTCGGTATCGATCTTGCCGACCGGCATGCCGCGGGCATCGACACCTACGATCTCTATTGCGGCTATTCCAGCCAGTTCGTGGCGATCGATCCCAACGCCGCGGCGCGCGCCTATCTGAAACTCATCGACGACGTGGCCCTGCGCCAGCGCATGGGAGCTGCGGCAAGGCAGCGCGCCATCGACAATTTCGATTGGGCGGTGGTGGTGAAGCGCTATCAGGCGCTTTGGCAGGAATTGGCCGAGCACCGGAAAGCCGGTGCGGAGAATGCAGCACGTGACACCGGACAACCTGCCAATCCGGCACGCCTCGATCCGTTCCTGAGTTTTGCCGGCTATCCCAGCGAGATTCTGGGCGATGCGCACGTGGTCGCGGTGGCACAGGGCGCCGATGGCGCGCGGCTGCAGGTGCTCCTGCAATCTCCTCTCATCTCCTTCGTCAAACCGATGGCGCCGGATCCTGACGATTGCGCGCGCATCCTTGCTGATCTGCAGCGACGCGGTCCCCTCACCGTCGCCGACATCCTGGCAGATGCGCCGGAAGCCCGCCGCGACCGCATCGAACGCGGCCTTGTCTGGCTGGCCAAGCTCGGCCTGCTCACCGTCAAGGCGCCGGCCAAGGGCTAG
- a CDS encoding adenosylmethionine--8-amino-7-oxononanoate transaminase has protein sequence MPEPVGGRPDWLTQGFQHLWLPYAQMQTAPMPLPVVRAEGARLFLADGSSLVDGIASWWTQAHGYNHPHIRDAVAAQLEKLPHVMLGGLANEPAMTLATRLAKLLPGDLDHVFFCESGSVSVEVAMKMAIQYWINRGVTGRTRFVSFRHGYHGDTMACMSICDPEEGMHGHFKGYLPEQIVVDLPRDAAGEAMFSEMLARRGGDIAGIIVEPLVQGAGGMKFHDPSVLSFLRRISDAHGHLLILDEIMTGFGRLGTMFACEQAGIVPDIITLSKALSGGTLPLSAAIARQHVFDAFLSDRAETALMHGPTYMGNPLACAAANASLDLFEREPRLAQIAAIERHMLAALAACHGLKGVVDVRVKGGIGVVQLDRTGEGPWLRPHFLKRGVWIRPFGDIVYLAPPFIVDEAELAQLTGAVVDVIRLWSAERA, from the coding sequence ATGCCTGAGCCTGTCGGCGGCAGGCCTGACTGGCTGACCCAGGGCTTCCAGCATCTATGGCTGCCCTATGCGCAAATGCAGACGGCACCCATGCCGCTGCCAGTGGTGCGGGCGGAAGGGGCGCGCCTGTTCCTGGCCGACGGCAGCAGCCTGGTTGATGGCATTGCCTCCTGGTGGACCCAGGCCCATGGCTATAACCACCCACATATCCGCGATGCTGTTGCGGCACAGCTCGAGAAACTGCCCCATGTGATGCTGGGTGGCCTCGCCAATGAACCGGCGATGACCCTGGCGACGCGGCTTGCCAAATTGCTGCCGGGCGATCTTGATCATGTGTTCTTCTGCGAATCAGGTTCGGTCTCGGTCGAAGTCGCCATGAAGATGGCGATCCAGTACTGGATCAATCGCGGCGTCACGGGCCGCACCCGCTTTGTCAGCTTTCGCCACGGCTATCACGGCGACACCATGGCCTGCATGTCGATCTGCGATCCCGAGGAGGGCATGCACGGCCATTTCAAGGGGTACCTGCCGGAACAGATCGTCGTCGACCTGCCGCGCGATGCTGCCGGCGAAGCGATGTTCAGCGAGATGTTGGCCCGTCGCGGTGGGGACATCGCCGGCATCATCGTCGAGCCCCTGGTGCAGGGTGCCGGCGGCATGAAGTTCCATGACCCGTCCGTGCTGTCGTTCCTGCGTCGGATCAGCGACGCGCACGGACATTTGCTGATCCTCGACGAGATCATGACGGGCTTCGGCCGCCTCGGCACGATGTTCGCCTGTGAGCAGGCCGGCATCGTGCCCGATATCATCACCTTGTCGAAGGCGCTCTCCGGCGGAACCTTGCCGCTCTCGGCGGCCATTGCGCGCCAGCATGTGTTCGACGCCTTCCTGTCGGATCGTGCCGAGACAGCCTTGATGCATGGGCCGACCTATATGGGCAATCCGCTGGCCTGCGCCGCCGCCAATGCGTCGCTCGATCTCTTCGAGCGCGAGCCGCGCCTCGCGCAGATCGCCGCCATCGAGCGGCACATGCTGGCTGCCCTGGCAGCTTGCCATGGTCTCAAAGGTGTCGTCGATGTGCGGGTCAAGGGCGGCATCGGCGTGGTGCAGCTTGATCGCACTGGCGAAGGTCCTTGGCTGCGTCCGCATTTCCTGAAACGTGGCGTGTGGATCCGCCCCTTTGGCGACATCGTCTATCTGGCCCCACCCTTCATCGTCGACGAGGCGGAACTGGCGCAGCTGACCGGCGCCGTCGTCGACGTCATTCGCCTGTGGTCGGCGGAACGGGCGTGA
- the bioB gene encoding biotin synthase BioB: protein MDKSSAGILRHDWSVAEVEALFALPFNDLIYRAQTLHRQRFDANEVQMSTLLSIKTGGCAEDCAYCPQAAQYQTGVEADKLMSVAKVVAEAKAAKDGGASRYCMGAAWRELKDRDVEAICDIVKGVKDLGLETCMTLGMLTEAQADALADAGLDYYNHNIDTSPEYYGEIITTRTYDDRLQTLDRVRSAGMKVCCGGIVGLGEGRRDRAAMLVTLANMTEHPESVPINMLVQVAGTPLHGTDTLDPLEFVRTIAVARIMMPASMVRLSAGRETMSDEVQALAFLAGANSIFCGPKLLTTANPTQPRDEMLFDKLGLKPMPAHSQHA from the coding sequence ATGGACAAGTCAAGTGCCGGAATTCTGCGTCATGATTGGTCGGTGGCCGAAGTGGAGGCGCTGTTTGCGTTGCCCTTCAATGACCTGATCTACCGCGCGCAAACGCTGCATCGCCAGCGTTTCGATGCCAATGAAGTGCAGATGTCCACGCTGCTGTCGATCAAGACCGGTGGTTGCGCCGAAGACTGCGCCTATTGCCCGCAGGCCGCGCAATACCAGACCGGCGTCGAAGCCGACAAGCTGATGAGCGTCGCCAAGGTGGTGGCCGAAGCCAAGGCCGCCAAGGATGGCGGCGCCTCGCGCTATTGCATGGGTGCCGCCTGGCGCGAGTTGAAGGACCGTGATGTCGAAGCCATCTGCGACATCGTCAAGGGCGTCAAGGATCTGGGTCTCGAGACCTGCATGACCTTGGGCATGCTGACGGAGGCGCAGGCCGACGCGCTCGCCGATGCTGGCCTCGACTACTACAATCACAATATCGACACGTCGCCGGAATATTATGGCGAGATCATCACCACCCGCACCTATGACGACCGGCTGCAGACGCTGGACCGTGTGCGCTCTGCTGGCATGAAGGTCTGCTGCGGTGGGATCGTGGGTCTTGGCGAAGGGCGGCGCGACCGTGCCGCCATGCTGGTGACGCTCGCCAACATGACGGAACACCCTGAATCGGTGCCGATCAACATGCTGGTTCAGGTCGCAGGCACGCCGCTCCACGGCACGGACACGCTCGATCCCCTGGAATTCGTGCGTACCATCGCCGTGGCCCGCATCATGATGCCGGCCTCGATGGTGCGCCTCTCCGCCGGTCGCGAGACGATGAGTGATGAAGTGCAGGCCCTGGCCTTCCTCGCCGGCGCCAACTCGATCTTCTGCGGACCGAAACTGCTGACCACGGCGAATCCCACCCAGCCACGCGACGAGATGCTGTTCGACAAGCTTGGCCTGAAGCCGATGCCGGCCCATAGCCAACATGCCTGA
- the bioD gene encoding dethiobiotin synthase codes for MTGYFVTATGTDIGKTYVSAALLRHWRREQRAIAALKPVMSGFDPADVPGSDAGQLLTALDAPMDIQGLNLISPWRFLAPLSPDMAAAREGKTIPYDKLVATCRAVAGMMPADGRLIIEGVGGVFVPLDDRHTVMDWMADLDLPILLVAGSYLGTISHTLAALAAMRHHHLEPHAVILNESPVSPVPVQETATTLARHWPGLPIHTLGRTATAAEIAHLAAVL; via the coding sequence ATGACCGGCTATTTCGTCACCGCCACCGGCACCGATATCGGCAAGACCTATGTCAGCGCTGCCTTGCTGCGCCATTGGCGGCGAGAGCAGCGCGCCATCGCTGCCCTTAAGCCGGTCATGAGCGGGTTTGATCCTGCCGATGTGCCGGGCTCGGATGCCGGGCAATTGCTGACGGCGCTGGACGCGCCAATGGATATCCAGGGGCTCAACCTCATCTCGCCCTGGCGCTTCCTGGCACCGCTCTCGCCCGACATGGCGGCAGCTCGCGAAGGCAAGACCATCCCCTATGACAAACTGGTCGCCACCTGCCGCGCGGTGGCCGGCATGATGCCGGCGGATGGCCGCCTCATCATCGAAGGCGTGGGGGGTGTGTTCGTGCCGCTCGACGACCGGCATACGGTCATGGATTGGATGGCCGATCTCGATCTGCCCATCCTGCTGGTAGCCGGATCCTATCTTGGGACGATCAGCCATACATTGGCGGCCTTGGCGGCGATGCGGCACCATCACCTGGAACCCCACGCCGTCATCCTCAATGAATCGCCGGTGAGCCCGGTTCCGGTTCAGGAAACCGCGACCACCCTCGCCCGCCATTGGCCGGGCCTGCCGATCCACACTTTGGGGCGCACCGCCACGGCAGCGGAAATCGCCCATCTCGCCGCTGTGCTATGA
- a CDS encoding N-acyl homoserine lactonase family protein — protein sequence MIAASPWEVFVIEFARSKDQPLDGLISGAHDDGVVDLPFSFVMARRGEKVVLIDTGFMQEGIGAEMGVRFGIPDWISPLRMLAELGVAPEQVTDIVISHAHFDHMGSIGKFPKAHIWVQKAEILSWIEAMALPPQFGFLTAIINPDDLRNAFDASVEHRLTLLEGDRDNVLPGLHVRFGQGHTLGQQFAILETNKGRLVISGDCVYDGRNIKGHNHDGVYVPLANGVGSIWEQLKTMDRINTEIGGDLDRLIILHDSKRWPKLPIVKEIEGFRILRAA from the coding sequence ATGATCGCGGCGTCGCCTTGGGAAGTTTTTGTCATCGAATTCGCGCGGTCAAAGGACCAACCGCTCGACGGACTGATCAGCGGCGCACATGACGATGGCGTGGTCGATTTGCCCTTTTCGTTCGTCATGGCGCGGCGTGGGGAAAAGGTGGTCTTGATCGATACCGGATTCATGCAGGAAGGAATCGGCGCTGAAATGGGGGTCCGCTTCGGGATTCCGGATTGGATCTCGCCCTTGCGCATGCTGGCGGAACTTGGCGTGGCGCCGGAGCAGGTGACGGATATCGTCATCTCGCACGCGCATTTTGACCATATGGGTTCGATCGGCAAGTTTCCCAAGGCGCATATCTGGGTGCAGAAGGCCGAGATCCTGTCCTGGATCGAAGCGATGGCCCTGCCGCCGCAATTCGGCTTCCTGACGGCCATCATCAATCCGGACGATCTTCGCAATGCCTTCGACGCCTCGGTCGAGCATCGCCTTACATTGCTGGAAGGGGATCGCGACAATGTTCTGCCGGGCCTTCATGTGCGCTTCGGCCAGGGTCACACCCTCGGCCAGCAATTCGCCATCCTGGAAACGAACAAAGGCCGCCTCGTCATCTCCGGCGACTGCGTCTATGACGGGCGCAACATCAAGGGCCATAACCATGACGGCGTCTATGTGCCGCTTGCCAACGGGGTGGGTAGTATCTGGGAACAACTGAAGACGATGGACCGCATCAATACCGAGATCGGCGGCGATCTCGACCGGCTCATCATCCTTCACGACAGCAAACGCTGGCCCAAGCTCCCCATCGTCAAGGAAATCGAAGGCTTCCGTATTCTGCGGGCGGCCTAG
- a CDS encoding ABC transporter permease yields the protein MTDIVLSNRRLSPGAKHALSVFARYATIIGLVLMLAAFSILSPKAFPTLGNFTNVINQASLAMIIAGGLTMAVIVGELDLSIGFAASLHGVFVTGLIVRHGLPIPAAIVVILLVGALIGLVNGLIVTKAKVNSVIATLGVGTILTGLAFAYSAGVPIVAGVPEAFLQLSLGRWLFGIPNNIVIMVAVLGSLWLLVEKSAIGQEIQAVGGNPAAARLAGINVDRIKILGFVLSGVCAALTGTLLASRLGSGTTSAADSYLLTAFAAVFLGSATLRDGEFHIIGTFVGALIIAFGFNGLNIFGAPTYSQYILQGAILIIAVGLSSLGRQMAEN from the coding sequence ATGACCGATATCGTGCTCAGCAATCGCCGCCTCTCGCCAGGGGCCAAGCATGCGCTCAGCGTCTTTGCACGCTATGCCACCATCATCGGGCTGGTTCTCATGCTGGCGGCCTTTTCGATTCTCTCGCCCAAGGCGTTTCCAACCCTGGGTAATTTCACCAACGTGATCAACCAGGCGTCGCTCGCCATGATCATCGCGGGCGGCCTCACCATGGCCGTCATCGTCGGTGAGCTTGATTTGTCGATCGGATTTGCGGCCAGCCTGCACGGCGTCTTTGTGACCGGGCTTATCGTGCGGCACGGGCTGCCAATTCCAGCGGCCATCGTCGTCATCCTGCTGGTCGGCGCCTTGATCGGCCTGGTCAACGGCCTAATCGTCACCAAGGCGAAGGTCAATTCCGTCATCGCGACGTTGGGGGTTGGGACGATCCTCACGGGCCTCGCCTTCGCTTACTCGGCCGGCGTGCCGATCGTTGCCGGCGTGCCGGAGGCGTTCCTGCAATTGTCGCTGGGGCGTTGGCTGTTCGGCATCCCCAACAACATCGTGATCATGGTTGCCGTGCTGGGCAGTCTTTGGCTGCTGGTGGAAAAGAGCGCCATCGGCCAGGAAATCCAGGCGGTGGGTGGCAATCCGGCCGCGGCTCGGCTTGCCGGGATCAATGTCGACCGAATCAAGATCCTGGGCTTCGTGCTGTCCGGCGTGTGTGCGGCGCTGACCGGTACCCTGCTTGCGTCGCGCCTTGGCAGCGGCACGACGAGTGCCGCCGATTCCTATCTGCTCACGGCCTTCGCCGCGGTGTTCCTGGGGTCCGCTACCTTGCGCGACGGTGAATTCCATATCATCGGCACCTTCGTCGGCGCGCTGATCATCGCCTTCGGCTTCAATGGCCTCAATATCTTCGGGGCGCCGACCTATTCGCAATATATCCTGCAGGGCGCCATTCTTATCATTGCCGTCGGCCTTTCCAGCCTGGGCCGACAGATGGCGGAAAATTGA
- a CDS encoding sugar ABC transporter ATP-binding protein, protein MNNSDTIATDIAALPFLTATDVRKAFGGAQALRGVAIDLRPGEVHGLVGANGAGKSTMIKVLAGLVPPDGGEIRVDGKLVAIDSPHKAAELGMSFIHQDLALVPSMTVLQNIMLGVAKKKRFGLVDWKAIARDVAPLAARVGLRASLDAKVRSLSTAESWMVSICRALVHKARLIVMDEPTASLSAGESERLFDIIQDLSRSGVAVLYVSHRLDEILRLCDRVTVFRDGRSVAEVDRTQLSRSVLVEAIVGHSVALETQIARRRPVGAPVLSVSHLVRHPKVNDVSFHLYRGEVLGIGGLVGAGRTELVRLIYGADRIDAGAMVLNDKPFAPRQSTDAYRAGIGLVPEERRSEGLLLQKSIAFNLSLANLSSLTMSSLFPLISPAKRNHLARDMVADLAIKTPGIHVPVGRLSGGNQQKVVIGRWLRRSPRILILDEPTRGVDVGARAEIHRLIRKLAADGMAVLVISSEPDELPDLCDRVLVMAEGRIVTELAGDAISRASIVAASYVDQAA, encoded by the coding sequence ATGAACAATTCCGATACTATCGCGACAGACATTGCGGCGCTCCCCTTTCTCACAGCTACCGATGTGCGCAAGGCCTTTGGCGGTGCCCAGGCCCTGAGAGGTGTCGCCATCGATCTGCGGCCCGGCGAGGTACATGGGCTGGTCGGCGCCAATGGCGCCGGTAAATCGACCATGATCAAGGTTCTTGCTGGCCTGGTTCCGCCCGATGGTGGCGAGATTCGGGTGGATGGGAAGCTTGTTGCCATCGACTCGCCACACAAGGCCGCCGAACTCGGCATGAGTTTCATCCATCAGGATCTGGCATTGGTGCCGTCGATGACGGTGCTCCAGAACATCATGCTCGGCGTCGCCAAGAAGAAGCGTTTCGGACTGGTGGATTGGAAGGCGATCGCGCGTGATGTGGCGCCGCTTGCCGCGCGTGTCGGGCTACGCGCCAGCCTGGATGCGAAGGTCCGCTCGCTTTCGACCGCCGAGAGCTGGATGGTCAGCATTTGCCGCGCCCTGGTGCACAAGGCACGGCTCATCGTCATGGACGAACCGACCGCCTCCCTATCCGCCGGGGAAAGCGAGCGCCTGTTCGACATCATCCAGGATCTGTCGCGCTCGGGCGTCGCCGTCCTCTATGTGTCGCACCGATTGGACGAAATCCTGCGTCTTTGTGACCGCGTGACAGTCTTTCGTGACGGAAGGTCGGTCGCTGAAGTCGATCGAACTCAGCTTAGCCGGTCCGTTCTGGTGGAGGCGATCGTCGGGCACAGCGTTGCCCTGGAGACGCAGATCGCACGCAGGCGCCCCGTCGGCGCGCCCGTGCTCAGCGTCTCCCATCTCGTTCGGCACCCCAAGGTGAACGATGTGTCGTTCCACCTCTATCGGGGTGAAGTGCTCGGCATCGGCGGGCTGGTCGGTGCCGGGCGCACCGAACTTGTGCGACTGATCTATGGCGCGGACCGGATCGATGCCGGCGCCATGGTCCTCAACGACAAGCCCTTCGCGCCGCGCCAATCAACGGATGCCTACCGAGCCGGGATCGGCCTTGTGCCGGAAGAGCGGCGGTCGGAAGGCCTTTTGCTGCAGAAGAGCATCGCCTTCAACCTGTCGCTCGCCAATCTGAGCAGCCTGACCATGTCGTCGCTGTTTCCGCTGATCAGTCCGGCCAAGCGCAACCACCTGGCGCGCGACATGGTGGCGGACCTCGCGATCAAGACACCGGGGATCCATGTTCCTGTGGGACGCCTCAGCGGCGGCAATCAGCAGAAGGTGGTGATCGGCCGCTGGCTGCGGCGAAGCCCCCGCATCCTCATCCTCGACGAGCCGACGCGCGGCGTCGATGTCGGCGCCCGCGCCGAAATCCATCGCCTCATCCGGAAGCTCGCGGCGGATGGTATGGCCGTGCTGGTCATCTCGTCGGAACCGGATGAACTACCGGATCTGTGCGACCGTGTGCTGGTGATGGCTGAGGGAAGGATCGTCACTGAGCTTGCCGGCGATGCCATCTCGCGCGCCTCGATCGTTGCTGCCAGCTATGTCGACCAGGCAGCCTAG
- a CDS encoding sugar ABC transporter substrate-binding protein — protein MRKTLGFCALGLGLTLGANLALADKPLVGIVSIAATEANNVRYIKGAEAAAAELGWEVSVIDAAGSADQANSAIQNFAQRGAHVIIDMVFPFSSIGAGLDAAKSAGIPVVTWGGGLGSTVAATNGSGGPMATPIVEMMAKDMGGKGSVLALTYRTGEVCRNRETVMDEILAQHPDINVTKNEVRIPGYFEDGAQYANAWLTSHPAGSEPLAIWGCWDDPAIGAIGALRAQGRDDVKVYGINGNAQALENIRNGHMTATAWQDSYTEGYNMVKMLDEIRKAGDGWQPKAAEVPAVVVTKESVEQFITDHPDAIK, from the coding sequence ATGAGGAAGACACTCGGATTCTGCGCGCTCGGGCTCGGTCTGACCTTGGGTGCGAATTTGGCATTGGCTGACAAGCCGCTGGTCGGCATCGTCTCGATCGCCGCGACTGAAGCCAACAATGTCCGCTACATCAAAGGGGCCGAGGCGGCCGCGGCCGAATTGGGCTGGGAAGTCTCGGTCATCGACGCCGCCGGCAGCGCCGATCAGGCCAACTCGGCAATCCAGAATTTCGCGCAGCGCGGCGCCCATGTGATCATCGACATGGTGTTCCCCTTCTCCTCCATCGGTGCCGGGCTTGATGCCGCGAAAAGCGCCGGCATCCCCGTCGTGACCTGGGGCGGCGGCCTCGGCAGCACGGTCGCTGCCACCAACGGTTCCGGCGGCCCGATGGCAACGCCGATCGTTGAAATGATGGCCAAGGATATGGGTGGCAAAGGCAGCGTGCTGGCTTTGACCTACCGTACCGGCGAGGTCTGCCGGAACCGCGAAACGGTGATGGACGAGATCCTGGCACAGCATCCCGACATCAACGTCACCAAGAATGAAGTGCGCATTCCGGGCTATTTCGAGGATGGCGCGCAATATGCCAATGCCTGGCTGACCTCGCATCCGGCCGGTTCCGAACCGCTTGCCATCTGGGGCTGCTGGGACGATCCTGCCATCGGCGCGATCGGTGCCCTGCGCGCGCAGGGCCGGGACGACGTCAAGGTTTACGGCATCAACGGCAATGCGCAGGCGCTGGAGAACATCCGCAACGGCCATATGACCGCCACCGCCTGGCAGGACAGCTACACCGAGGGTTACAACATGGTGAAGATGCTGGACGAGATCAGGAAAGCAGGCGACGGCTGGCAGCCCAAGGCGGCGGAAGTGCCCGCGGTCGTGGTGACCAAGGAGTCGGTCGAGCAGTTCATCACCGATCATCCTGACGCGATCAAGTGA
- a CDS encoding LacI family DNA-binding transcriptional regulator produces MATIRDVAKAAGVSIATVSAVVNDSAYVSPELRKRVQTAIEQLDYAPSAVARNLNRGKSQLIAIVVADLSNPFYSHVVCLAEAAAAAWDYSLVVFNSDEKPEAEKRIMSRIRQISCDGVVLVPVGEMAQHLQRDHEGKSIPTVLFGRVFEDRRSDTVTIDNESAGRQATNYLLDLGHRRIGSITGPLHLTTGRGRYEGMMQALQARGVTPLPQHIRQGEFREEVAYAMAREMLERPDRPTALYVANGVMALGLMRALADLGLKCPEDISIASTDTITGISGLRPRLTRTEHPINEMINESFRMLISRINNNAPQAPRNVVFQPTLVVGESCAPIVGASAPIAV; encoded by the coding sequence ATGGCGACGATTCGGGATGTAGCGAAGGCTGCTGGGGTGTCGATTGCGACGGTGTCGGCCGTCGTGAACGATTCCGCCTATGTCAGCCCCGAATTGCGCAAGCGGGTGCAGACCGCCATCGAACAACTGGATTACGCCCCCTCGGCCGTGGCGCGAAACCTCAATCGCGGCAAGAGCCAGCTCATCGCCATCGTCGTCGCCGATCTCTCCAACCCCTTCTACAGTCATGTGGTCTGCCTCGCCGAAGCGGCGGCGGCGGCATGGGACTACTCACTGGTCGTCTTCAACAGCGATGAAAAGCCCGAGGCCGAAAAGCGCATCATGTCGCGGATCCGGCAGATCTCCTGCGACGGCGTCGTCCTGGTGCCGGTTGGCGAGATGGCGCAGCACCTGCAGCGCGACCATGAAGGGAAGTCGATCCCAACGGTCCTCTTCGGCCGCGTGTTCGAGGACCGCCGGTCCGACACGGTCACCATCGACAATGAATCCGCCGGCCGACAGGCCACCAATTATCTGCTCGATCTCGGCCATCGTCGCATCGGGTCGATCACCGGGCCACTCCACCTCACCACCGGCCGCGGCCGCTATGAAGGCATGATGCAGGCCCTGCAGGCACGTGGTGTCACACCCTTGCCGCAGCATATTCGCCAGGGCGAGTTCCGCGAGGAAGTCGCCTATGCCATGGCGCGTGAGATGCTGGAACGGCCGGACCGGCCGACGGCGCTTTATGTCGCCAATGGCGTGATGGCCCTGGGCCTCATGCGGGCCCTGGCCGATCTGGGGCTGAAATGCCCGGAGGATATCTCGATCGCCTCGACTGATACCATCACCGGCATCAGCGGCCTGCGCCCCCGTCTCACGCGCACCGAGCATCCGATCAACGAGATGATCAACGAATCATTCCGCATGCTGATCAGCCGTATCAACAACAACGCGCCGCAAGCACCGCGCAACGTGGTCTTCCAGCCGACCCTGGTCGTCGGTGAAAGCTGCGCGCCCATTGTCGGCGCCTCGGCACCGATCGCCGTCTAA